One Verrucomicrobiaceae bacterium genomic window carries:
- a CDS encoding class I SAM-dependent methyltransferase has translation MNRVVAPEILETLADDDPHAIRGRADLLKVNWIMGNHRWMLRILKNELKPGEHVCELGAGDGALSRKVLKNAICAAHELHAVDLAAQPKNWPTGAVWHRGDLFAVPLPECEILIANLFLHHFTDEQLARLGARLSPKTRLIIAAEPARYFVHQISGWLFSRLARLNHVTRYDMQVSIRGGFRREELPRALGVQHWHSEASSTVFGAHRVRLWRKAA, from the coding sequence ATGAACCGAGTCGTCGCCCCTGAAATCCTCGAAACACTCGCGGACGACGATCCGCATGCCATCCGTGGTCGGGCAGACCTTTTGAAGGTGAACTGGATCATGGGCAACCACCGCTGGATGCTGCGCATACTCAAAAACGAGCTCAAGCCCGGCGAGCACGTCTGCGAGCTGGGAGCGGGAGATGGCGCACTGAGTCGAAAAGTGCTGAAAAATGCGATCTGTGCCGCCCATGAGCTCCACGCGGTGGATCTGGCTGCGCAGCCGAAAAACTGGCCCACAGGCGCGGTGTGGCACCGTGGTGATCTGTTTGCCGTACCGCTGCCGGAGTGTGAAATCCTCATCGCGAACCTCTTTTTGCATCATTTTACCGATGAGCAGCTCGCCCGGCTGGGAGCACGGCTTTCGCCGAAAACGCGGCTCATCATCGCCGCGGAGCCCGCACGCTACTTTGTGCATCAGATCAGCGGTTGGCTGTTTTCCCGGCTGGCCCGTCTGAACCATGTGACACGCTATGACATGCAGGTGAGCATCCGTGGGGGATTCCGCCGGGAGGAGCTGCCGAGGGCGCTGGGCGTCCAGCACTGGCACTCCGAGGCCTCTAGCACGGTCTTTGGTGCCCACCGTGTCCGGCTTTGGCGAAAAGCCG
- a CDS encoding FAD-dependent monooxygenase produces MKTNYTTAQRWTALFYGLGSHALFLASVVVMFVSLYHGLSTGLVALSGVMAWVVNVLLLAQFALGHSWLLSDRGRRWMTKLAPLGLGKPLATTIFAALASIQLLLVFLLWSPSAVMWAAPEGWLKNTLTAAYITSWLLLAKSMSDAGLDTQIGILGWRSVWTNREPVYRPFTRGGLFKWVRQPIYLSFTLILWTAPVWTPDHLVLALLWTVYCYVAPFIKEKRYRQWYGDAFARYQRRVPYWNPMKQAATEHSTSDAECEVAIVGGGPVGLLLACLLGQRGVRVVVIEKSTQREAWSQAIGITPPTLQIMARLGLDEAMVARGVPIRDCHVHGQSGHVGTASFRDIEGRYRFVLSLPQAITMELLEAEAARHPSVQMMRGVEVTAKKQDESGVTLTLGVGTLRSAYVVACDGHRSRIRELLRVRTSTKSYGCHFIMGDFVGDSALGEDAHLFFTQEGAVEAFPLPDGRRRWIVQAQEGDIPELVRQRTGIQLDPAAQIDQHAFLPRRLDCEQITDGRVLLCGDAAHVMSPIGGQGMNTGFADAEFAAEALYAILRRGEAAVPLLAAYDRIRRRAASVAATRAALGMGLGVWTGTWRSALRDFIFRRLIFSGPFAKHVGAWFAMQSIPAGTLEKVACPRTRRSLGIA; encoded by the coding sequence ATGAAAACGAACTACACCACGGCGCAGCGCTGGACGGCCTTGTTTTACGGACTCGGCAGCCATGCGCTGTTTTTGGCATCGGTGGTGGTGATGTTTGTGTCGCTATATCACGGTCTGAGCACGGGGCTGGTGGCTTTGAGCGGTGTGATGGCGTGGGTGGTGAATGTGCTGTTGCTCGCGCAGTTCGCGCTCGGTCACTCATGGTTGCTTTCCGATCGTGGGCGGCGCTGGATGACGAAACTGGCCCCACTGGGGCTGGGGAAGCCGCTGGCGACGACGATTTTCGCCGCGCTGGCGTCGATCCAATTGCTGCTGGTGTTTCTGCTGTGGTCGCCTTCAGCGGTGATGTGGGCTGCGCCGGAAGGCTGGCTCAAAAACACACTCACAGCGGCCTACATCACGAGTTGGCTGCTGCTGGCCAAGTCGATGAGTGACGCGGGACTGGATACGCAGATCGGCATCCTCGGTTGGCGCTCGGTATGGACGAACCGTGAGCCGGTCTATCGCCCCTTTACGCGTGGTGGGCTCTTTAAGTGGGTGCGGCAACCGATCTACCTCAGCTTCACACTCATCCTCTGGACGGCACCTGTTTGGACGCCAGATCATCTGGTGCTGGCGCTGCTGTGGACGGTGTATTGCTATGTGGCCCCTTTCATCAAAGAGAAGCGCTACCGCCAGTGGTATGGGGATGCCTTTGCGCGTTACCAAAGGCGGGTGCCGTATTGGAATCCGATGAAACAAGCCGCCACTGAACACTCCACTTCGGATGCGGAGTGTGAGGTTGCCATCGTGGGTGGTGGACCAGTGGGGCTGCTGCTGGCCTGCCTGCTCGGCCAGCGCGGAGTGCGAGTGGTGGTGATCGAAAAAAGTACTCAGCGAGAGGCCTGGTCGCAGGCCATCGGCATTACGCCGCCAACATTGCAAATCATGGCGCGGCTGGGCCTGGATGAAGCGATGGTGGCCCGTGGTGTGCCGATCCGTGACTGCCATGTGCATGGTCAGAGCGGTCATGTGGGCACGGCATCGTTTCGCGACATCGAGGGGCGCTATCGCTTTGTGCTGTCTCTGCCGCAGGCGATCACCATGGAACTGCTGGAGGCAGAGGCCGCGCGGCATCCGAGCGTCCAGATGATGCGCGGGGTCGAGGTCACGGCTAAAAAACAAGATGAGTCTGGTGTGACGCTGACGCTGGGGGTCGGGACGTTGCGCTCTGCGTATGTGGTGGCCTGTGATGGGCATCGCAGCCGCATCCGTGAGCTGCTACGGGTGCGTACGAGCACGAAGAGCTATGGCTGCCACTTCATCATGGGCGACTTCGTGGGAGACAGCGCTCTGGGAGAGGATGCGCATCTCTTTTTCACTCAAGAAGGTGCGGTAGAGGCCTTTCCGCTGCCAGATGGCAGGCGGCGCTGGATCGTGCAGGCTCAAGAAGGCGACATCCCGGAGCTGGTGCGGCAGCGAACGGGCATCCAGCTCGATCCAGCCGCGCAGATCGACCAGCATGCGTTTTTACCTCGTAGGCTTGATTGCGAGCAGATCACTGATGGTCGTGTGCTGCTCTGCGGTGACGCGGCGCATGTGATGAGCCCCATCGGCGGGCAGGGGATGAATACAGGCTTTGCAGATGCAGAGTTCGCGGCGGAGGCGCTCTACGCCATCCTACGCCGTGGTGAGGCCGCTGTGCCACTGCTGGCCGCGTATGACCGCATCCGCCGCCGTGCGGCGAGTGTGGCGGCTACGCGTGCCGCGCTGGGCATGGGACTGGGGGTGTGGACTGGGACGTGGAGGTCTGCATTGCGGGATTTCATCTTCCGCAGGCTCATTTTCAGCGGTCCTTTTGCCAAACACGTCGGCGCATGGTTCGCCATGCAGAGCATCCCGGCGGGCACGCTTGAAAAAGTAGCTTGTCCACGCACACGGCGTAGTCTGGGCATCGCATGA
- a CDS encoding type III polyketide synthase, translating to MSAYIHQIATRAPQWAYEQAFIRDRMKSWSSDAKSKRLIQAIYNRSGIETRHSVLGDFSNESEANLYRSDAEGKIISPSTAQRNAVYARTSHELAVKVARQALEGVSGISTQDVTHVIFASCTGFTNPGPDYHIIRELGLRGDVQRYTLGFMGCYAAFPALRMAEQFCAADPQAVVLVVCLELCTLHMQIDDKPDNILANSLFADGAAAAIVSAREPAKNRPSYVLRGFTSALLPAGETEMAWDIGDEGFNIVLSSYVPEIIAANVRHLAGDLLQLHDLKLEDIEEWAVHPGGRSILDKVEQSLCLPPDALASSRSVLADYGNMSSATVLFVLKDLLDSAETDRALTMAMAFGPGLTVETAVLERVGHSSPLAPREELRLPKAEPAFA from the coding sequence ATGAGCGCCTACATCCATCAGATCGCCACACGTGCCCCGCAGTGGGCCTACGAGCAGGCATTTATCCGTGACCGGATGAAGAGCTGGTCGAGTGATGCGAAGTCGAAACGCCTCATCCAAGCGATCTACAACCGCAGCGGCATCGAGACACGTCACAGCGTCCTCGGTGACTTCTCCAACGAGTCGGAGGCCAATCTCTACCGCAGCGACGCGGAGGGGAAAATCATCTCTCCGAGCACTGCGCAGCGAAATGCCGTGTATGCACGCACTTCCCATGAACTGGCCGTCAAAGTGGCGCGGCAGGCACTGGAGGGTGTGAGCGGCATTTCCACGCAGGACGTGACGCATGTCATTTTTGCCTCCTGCACCGGTTTTACCAATCCAGGGCCGGATTATCACATCATTCGCGAGCTCGGACTGCGTGGTGATGTGCAGCGCTACACGCTCGGTTTCATGGGCTGCTATGCCGCATTTCCAGCGCTGCGCATGGCTGAGCAGTTCTGTGCGGCTGATCCACAGGCCGTGGTGCTGGTGGTCTGCCTAGAGCTCTGCACGCTGCACATGCAGATCGACGACAAGCCGGATAACATCCTCGCGAACTCGCTCTTCGCCGATGGCGCGGCAGCTGCGATCGTCAGTGCCCGCGAGCCAGCAAAGAATCGCCCATCTTATGTGCTGCGTGGCTTCACCTCTGCGCTGCTGCCTGCCGGAGAGACCGAGATGGCCTGGGACATCGGCGATGAGGGCTTCAACATCGTTTTATCGAGCTATGTGCCAGAAATCATCGCTGCAAACGTGCGCCACCTCGCAGGTGATCTGCTCCAGCTTCACGACTTAAAGCTGGAGGACATCGAGGAGTGGGCCGTGCATCCTGGTGGGCGCAGCATCCTCGATAAAGTGGAGCAAAGTCTGTGCCTGCCGCCAGATGCGCTCGCCTCATCCCGCAGTGTGCTGGCTGATTACGGCAACATGAGCAGCGCTACGGTGCTCTTTGTGCTCAAGGACCTGCTCGATAGTGCCGAAACAGATCGCGCACTGACGATGGCGATGGCTTTTGGTCCCGGACTCACGGTCGAAACGGCGGTGCTGGAGCGTGTGGGACATAGTAGCCCTCTCGCTCCGCGAGAGGAGCTGAGGCTGCCCAAAGCAGAACCTGCCTTCGCATGA
- a CDS encoding YceI family protein, with protein MKYIILSILLFVSQSRAETWGGKAEITFDGTSTLHAWGGKVTAEPFVADVTMSGGKPQHVASTLQVKAARMDTEEAKRDENMRKAMKVTEHPLITGKIDADFSQIAASGTPSKLPLTLTLLGKPQNITGTISNWKLNDNKASFDLDFLVSMKASGITVPSVLLFIRVGDGVKVRAHVTLTRS; from the coding sequence ATGAAGTACATCATTCTTTCTATTCTCCTCTTCGTCAGCCAATCGCGTGCTGAAACGTGGGGCGGTAAAGCTGAAATCACCTTTGATGGCACCTCCACCCTGCATGCCTGGGGTGGAAAAGTCACTGCCGAGCCTTTTGTAGCGGATGTGACGATGAGTGGCGGAAAGCCGCAGCATGTCGCCTCCACGCTCCAGGTCAAAGCAGCCCGGATGGATACCGAGGAGGCCAAACGAGACGAAAACATGCGCAAAGCGATGAAAGTCACCGAGCATCCGCTCATCACGGGCAAGATCGACGCCGACTTTTCACAGATCGCGGCCTCTGGGACGCCATCCAAGCTGCCACTGACACTCACGCTGCTCGGAAAACCGCAGAACATCACCGGCACCATCTCCAACTGGAAGCTCAATGACAATAAGGCGAGCTTTGATCTCGATTTTCTTGTCTCCATGAAAGCCAGCGGGATCACGGTGCCATCCGTGTTGCTTTTCATCCGCGTCGGAGATGGTGTCAAAGTCCGCGCTCACGTTACGCTGACACGATCATGA
- a CDS encoding efflux RND transporter permease subunit, translating into MINAILEFSLRNRFLVIMGALLLLGAGVFSALHLPVDAVPDITNTQVQINTAVAGLAPEETEKLVTYPLELALAGIQGVEEFRSLTKSGLSQVTLVFRDGFDIFRARQLVSERLVQVELPPGMTPQMSPISTGLGEILYYTLDYKKDAPQRKEPRERQLMDLRDAHDYIVKPFLRTVPGVAEVNSSGGYEKQLVILPKPEALDNAGMTFSELAEIIGQNVDNAGGGVIERGDDRVLIRGVSKVASSDDIANLPVKFAAGIEPLRVKDLAEVGIGSNVRTGCAVENGEEAVLGTVMMLVGENSRIISKRVEEKLSELQTKLPAELEIRIQYARSEVVDRTIDTVKHNLFEGAILVVVVLLMLLGNWRAALIVALAIPLSFLFALIGMTFGGVSGNLMSLGAVDFGLIIDGAVVMVENIVRVLGERQHELGRKLTAKERLAAVREAGQQVGSPMFFGVLIITLVYLPILALTGIEGKMFHPMAITVMLALGGALVLALTLMPALCSLLLWGNISEKDNFLMRWAKAAYEPLLRLAWTLRWVVVLAVAALLAGTVMLFVSLKQEFVPTLNEGSWTAMVYQPANTSLKTSLARCIKTQQYLINKVPEVTRTFARIGTSEVATDPMSPGEYDLYVFYKPREQWRKENGQPVTRDRLAELVREELAKEVPEQDYDFAQPIQMRFNEMLEGSRADLAVRIFGEDYDTMEKVAEKVKAILEDLEGTNNAEFESQGRVPVLEIRVDRAAMLKFNVEASEVNAAIATAMAGHTAGTLIEHNRRRSIVVRLPEKLRNDPEIMKSLPVRTQDGGLITLGRLAEFVEVPQVDAIGRESGHRRVGLNVDLAGGTDSEAYVNKAREKIKTAIQMPDGYRVEFGGQFEHLQEARARLMVVVPLALVLIFVLIHSAFKSVLQTLIIYTGIPLAITGGVAALWMRDLPFSISAAIGFIALCGVAVLNGVVLISCFNQLRNDGRDSAAAVGEGSLQRLRPVLMTALVASLGFIPMAISEGAGAEVQRPLATVVIGGIVSSTFLTLFLLPVLYRWLIGRPMRHRAPIKNHTQHGKESVSSHPQ; encoded by the coding sequence ATGATCAACGCCATTCTCGAATTCTCACTGCGAAACCGCTTCCTCGTCATCATGGGGGCACTGCTCCTCCTCGGGGCGGGTGTTTTCTCCGCCCTGCATCTGCCGGTCGATGCCGTGCCAGACATCACCAACACGCAGGTGCAGATCAATACCGCCGTCGCTGGCCTTGCGCCGGAGGAGACGGAAAAACTCGTTACCTATCCGCTGGAGCTGGCTCTCGCTGGCATCCAGGGCGTGGAGGAATTCCGCTCGCTGACGAAGTCGGGCCTCTCGCAGGTCACGCTCGTGTTTCGCGACGGTTTTGACATCTTTCGTGCACGCCAGCTCGTCAGTGAGCGACTCGTGCAGGTGGAGCTGCCGCCGGGCATGACGCCGCAGATGTCACCCATCAGCACCGGACTCGGCGAGATCCTCTACTACACGCTCGACTACAAAAAAGATGCCCCGCAGCGCAAAGAGCCGCGTGAGCGCCAGCTCATGGACCTACGGGATGCGCACGACTACATTGTGAAGCCTTTCCTGCGCACCGTTCCAGGCGTGGCGGAGGTCAATAGCAGTGGCGGATACGAAAAGCAGCTCGTCATCCTCCCCAAGCCAGAAGCACTCGATAACGCGGGAATGACCTTCAGCGAACTCGCTGAAATCATCGGCCAAAATGTCGATAATGCCGGTGGTGGCGTCATTGAGCGCGGAGATGACCGCGTGCTCATCCGTGGCGTGAGCAAAGTCGCTAGCTCAGATGACATCGCGAACCTGCCGGTAAAGTTCGCGGCAGGCATCGAGCCCTTGCGGGTCAAAGATCTCGCAGAAGTAGGCATCGGTAGCAATGTGCGAACAGGCTGTGCAGTCGAAAACGGCGAGGAAGCTGTGCTGGGAACGGTGATGATGCTCGTCGGAGAAAATAGCCGCATCATCAGCAAGCGCGTCGAAGAAAAACTGAGCGAATTGCAGACCAAGCTGCCCGCAGAGCTCGAAATCCGCATCCAATACGCCCGCAGCGAAGTCGTGGACCGCACCATCGACACCGTGAAACACAATCTCTTTGAGGGAGCGATCCTCGTCGTCGTCGTGCTGCTCATGTTGCTGGGGAACTGGCGTGCAGCGCTCATCGTGGCGCTCGCCATTCCGCTTTCCTTCCTCTTTGCACTCATCGGCATGACCTTTGGCGGTGTATCGGGAAATCTCATGTCACTCGGAGCGGTGGACTTCGGGCTCATCATCGACGGTGCTGTCGTCATGGTCGAAAACATCGTCCGCGTGCTCGGAGAGCGGCAGCACGAGCTCGGGCGCAAGCTCACCGCAAAGGAGCGACTCGCTGCCGTGCGTGAGGCGGGGCAGCAGGTAGGTAGTCCCATGTTCTTTGGCGTGCTGATCATCACGCTGGTGTATCTGCCCATCCTCGCTCTCACCGGCATTGAGGGGAAAATGTTCCATCCGATGGCCATCACTGTCATGTTGGCCCTCGGTGGTGCCCTAGTGCTCGCACTGACATTGATGCCCGCACTGTGCTCCTTGCTCCTCTGGGGCAATATCAGCGAAAAGGACAATTTCCTCATGCGCTGGGCCAAAGCAGCCTACGAGCCGCTGCTGCGCCTCGCGTGGACACTGCGCTGGGTTGTTGTTTTGGCCGTCGCGGCGCTGTTGGCCGGCACGGTGATGCTTTTTGTGAGCCTGAAGCAGGAATTCGTGCCCACGCTCAATGAAGGCTCATGGACGGCGATGGTCTATCAGCCGGCCAATACCAGCCTGAAGACCTCGTTGGCACGCTGCATCAAGACACAGCAATATTTGATCAATAAAGTGCCGGAAGTGACCCGCACCTTTGCCCGCATCGGCACCAGTGAGGTCGCCACAGATCCCATGTCACCGGGCGAGTATGACCTCTACGTCTTCTACAAGCCGCGTGAACAGTGGCGCAAAGAAAATGGCCAGCCGGTGACTCGCGACCGTCTCGCGGAACTGGTGCGTGAAGAGCTCGCCAAGGAGGTGCCGGAGCAGGATTACGACTTCGCGCAGCCCATCCAGATGCGTTTCAACGAAATGCTCGAAGGCTCCCGCGCCGATCTCGCCGTGCGCATTTTCGGTGAGGACTATGACACGATGGAAAAAGTGGCCGAGAAGGTCAAAGCCATCCTGGAAGACCTAGAGGGCACCAACAATGCCGAATTCGAAAGCCAGGGCCGCGTGCCCGTGCTCGAAATCCGCGTGGACCGCGCCGCGATGCTGAAATTCAACGTCGAAGCCTCCGAGGTGAATGCCGCCATCGCCACCGCGATGGCCGGGCACACGGCTGGCACGCTCATCGAGCACAATCGCCGTCGCTCCATCGTGGTGCGCTTGCCAGAGAAGCTGCGCAACGACCCCGAAATCATGAAATCGTTGCCTGTGCGCACGCAGGATGGTGGACTCATCACGCTGGGCCGACTCGCGGAGTTCGTCGAGGTGCCACAGGTCGATGCGATCGGGCGTGAGTCCGGCCACCGCCGCGTGGGGCTGAATGTCGATCTCGCTGGAGGCACAGATAGCGAGGCCTACGTCAACAAAGCACGCGAAAAGATCAAAACGGCCATCCAAATGCCCGATGGCTACCGCGTCGAGTTCGGTGGGCAGTTTGAGCACTTACAGGAGGCCCGTGCGCGGCTTATGGTCGTGGTGCCCCTGGCTCTAGTGCTCATCTTTGTGCTCATTCACAGTGCCTTCAAAAGCGTGCTTCAGACGCTCATCATCTACACCGGTATCCCGCTGGCGATCACGGGTGGAGTGGCGGCGCTTTGGATGCGGGATCTGCCATTCAGCATCAGTGCCGCCATCGGCTTCATCGCTCTGTGCGGTGTGGCGGTGCTCAATGGAGTGGTGCTCATCAGTTGCTTCAATCAACTCCGCAATGATGGCCGCGATTCCGCCGCCGCAGTGGGTGAGGGCAGCCTGCAGCGACTGCGGCCCGTTTTGATGACGGCGCTCGTCGCCAGCCTGGGATTCATCCCCATGGCCATCAGCGAAGGGGCGGGAGCCGAGGTGCAACGCCCGCTCGCTACGGTCGTCATCGGCGGGATCGTCAGCAGCACGTTTTTGACGCTCTTTCTGCTGCCCGTGCTCTACCGCTGGCTCATCGGACGCCCCATGAGACATCGAGCTCCAATCAAAAATCACACTCAACACGGCAAAGAATCCGTCTCAAGCCATCCTCAATGA